One segment of Cohaesibacter intestini DNA contains the following:
- a CDS encoding outer membrane protein, with protein sequence MKKILCALAVSLASLQAASAADMQMEMTHDWSGIYAGLSAGYGFGNVDQSSTFGGLRNSLDMSGAIGGVVVGYNYQSNNFVFGVEADASLANIEGSSAAAAGKTCFVATPNCHQEVNALLTARARVGVAFDSIMPYVTGGLALAHVKKDRNVAGFDYDNWSTGFAVGAGVDYALKDGFSLRAEYLYASIEDQKVTIGGVTNTDKFDGLNIFRVGLTKSF encoded by the coding sequence ATGAAGAAAATTCTTTGCGCCTTGGCCGTTTCGCTTGCCAGCCTGCAGGCGGCTTCCGCTGCTGATATGCAGATGGAAATGACCCATGACTGGAGCGGTATCTATGCTGGTTTGTCCGCTGGCTATGGCTTCGGCAATGTGGATCAGTCTTCTACTTTCGGTGGCCTGAGAAACAGCCTCGACATGAGCGGTGCCATTGGCGGTGTGGTTGTCGGCTATAATTACCAGTCCAACAATTTCGTCTTCGGCGTCGAAGCCGATGCCTCTCTGGCCAATATTGAAGGCAGCTCGGCTGCTGCTGCTGGCAAAACCTGTTTTGTCGCTACGCCAAACTGTCATCAGGAAGTCAATGCCCTGCTGACCGCCCGCGCCCGCGTTGGTGTGGCCTTTGACAGCATCATGCCATATGTGACCGGTGGTCTGGCCTTGGCCCATGTCAAGAAAGACCGCAATGTGGCTGGCTTTGACTATGACAATTGGTCAACCGGTTTTGCGGTTGGTGCCGGTGTCGACTATGCCCTCAAGGATGGTTTCAGCCTGCGGGCCGAATATCTCTATGCCTCGATCGAAGATCAGAAGGTCACCATTGGCGGTGTCACCAACACCGACAAATTTGATGGCCTGAATATCTTCCGCGTTGGCCTGACAAAGAGCTTCTGA
- a CDS encoding LysE family translocator: MSMTALTVFIPTFFFVSLTPGMCMTLALSLGMSIGYRRTLWMMLGEVLGVGLVSVAAVLGIASVMLTYPWMFLAMKTMGAAYLFYLGICMWRSKGKMALSSSQSEMQLGRNWDLMAQGFMTAIANPKGWAFMISLLPPFIDSSRPLASQLTILVAIILLFEFICMSIYAAGGKGLRSLLGNAKNVRLMNRLSGSLMMGVGLWLFAS, encoded by the coding sequence ATGAGCATGACGGCCCTGACTGTCTTCATTCCCACCTTCTTCTTTGTTTCGCTTACTCCGGGCATGTGCATGACCCTGGCGCTCAGCCTTGGCATGAGCATCGGCTATCGCCGTACCCTGTGGATGATGCTGGGCGAAGTGCTTGGCGTCGGACTGGTCTCAGTCGCTGCGGTGCTCGGCATTGCCAGTGTGATGCTGACCTATCCGTGGATGTTTCTGGCAATGAAGACGATGGGCGCGGCCTATCTCTTCTATCTTGGCATTTGCATGTGGCGCTCAAAGGGCAAGATGGCCCTGAGCAGCAGCCAAAGCGAGATGCAGCTTGGACGGAACTGGGATCTGATGGCGCAAGGCTTCATGACCGCCATTGCCAATCCCAAGGGTTGGGCCTTCATGATTTCGCTTCTGCCGCCCTTCATTGACAGCTCTCGGCCGCTGGCCAGCCAGTTGACGATTTTGGTGGCGATCATCTTGCTGTTTGAATTCATCTGCATGAGCATTTATGCAGCCGGTGGCAAAGGCCTGCGCAGCCTGTTGGGCAATGCCAAAAATGTTCGCCTGATGAACCGCCTCTCCGGTTCCCTCATGATGGGTGTCGGCCTCTGGCTTTTTGCCAGCTGA
- a CDS encoding Lrp/AsnC family transcriptional regulator gives MHDTALDRHDVRILNLLLEDSQIPRLDLADKVGLSSSQVFRRLKRLEEIGVIARYAAILNREKAGLGVAASIMVQYRRTEMDARQKTLELIERTQEIHECYSITGEYDFMVRVYCKSMKEFNKLVNETLQARFIAGIHSYMLLACFKDQPSLLA, from the coding sequence ATGCACGATACGGCTCTAGATAGACATGATGTGCGCATTCTGAATCTGTTGCTCGAAGACAGTCAGATTCCGCGACTTGATTTGGCGGACAAGGTTGGGCTGTCTTCGTCGCAAGTTTTTCGCCGTCTCAAACGGCTTGAGGAAATCGGGGTGATCGCGCGCTATGCCGCCATTCTCAACCGAGAGAAAGCCGGGCTTGGGGTGGCTGCGTCGATCATGGTGCAATATCGCAGGACCGAAATGGACGCCCGGCAAAAAACACTCGAACTGATCGAGCGAACACAGGAAATCCATGAATGCTATTCCATCACCGGAGAGTATGATTTCATGGTCCGGGTCTATTGCAAGAGCATGAAGGAATTCAACAAGCTGGTGAATGAGACCTTGCAGGCCCGCTTCATTGCCGGGATTCACTCCTATATGCTGCTGGCCTGTTTCAAGGATCAGCCGAGCCTGTTGGCCTAG
- the hemW gene encoding radical SAM family heme chaperone HemW: MMIERAASSSNATMKGTGPDTPGFGLYLHWPFCMAKCPYCDFNSHVRHQPVDQNRFADAMITEMRHYAERQKAAGKHQALTSIFFGGGTPSLMKSQTVAALLDAAAGLWTMADDIEVTLEANPTSVEADHFKGYAKAGVNRVSLGVQSLYDDQLRFLGRLHSAEEAKAAIKLAQAHFPRMSFDLIYARPHQTPNLWAKELREAIALSADHLSLYQLTIEQDTPFFKLYRNGKFELPDEDTSVALYEMTHEELERHGMPAYEISNHARPGSESRHNLTYWRYGDYVGVGAGAHGRLSLSNGRIATANERHPESWLKRVEADGTGALSEEVLSLEAQSDEFLIMGLRVKEGIDTARYERLAGRPLDAKKIAMLVEGGFLEQTSPTRIRATRQGFLMLNSLVAELAC; encoded by the coding sequence ATGATGATCGAACGCGCCGCCAGCTCTTCCAATGCAACAATGAAGGGGACCGGACCGGACACACCCGGCTTCGGGCTCTATCTGCATTGGCCTTTCTGCATGGCCAAATGCCCCTATTGTGACTTTAACAGCCATGTGCGCCACCAGCCTGTCGATCAAAACCGTTTCGCTGACGCAATGATCACTGAAATGCGCCATTATGCCGAGCGCCAAAAGGCGGCGGGCAAGCATCAGGCGCTAACCTCGATCTTTTTCGGTGGCGGCACCCCGTCGCTGATGAAGTCGCAAACCGTCGCTGCCTTGCTCGATGCCGCTGCGGGCCTCTGGACCATGGCCGACGATATCGAAGTGACGCTGGAAGCCAACCCGACTTCGGTCGAAGCGGATCACTTCAAAGGCTATGCTAAGGCCGGCGTCAATCGCGTCTCGCTGGGGGTGCAGTCGCTCTATGATGACCAATTGCGCTTTTTGGGGCGCCTGCACAGCGCCGAGGAAGCCAAGGCGGCGATCAAACTGGCGCAAGCCCATTTCCCGCGCATGTCCTTTGATCTCATCTATGCCCGTCCGCACCAGACCCCAAACCTCTGGGCGAAGGAATTGCGCGAAGCCATCGCCCTGTCGGCGGATCATCTCTCGCTCTATCAGCTGACCATCGAGCAGGACACCCCTTTCTTCAAGCTCTATCGCAATGGCAAATTCGAGCTGCCCGATGAAGACACCTCGGTGGCTTTGTATGAAATGACCCATGAAGAGCTGGAGCGCCACGGCATGCCAGCCTATGAAATTTCCAACCATGCCCGCCCGGGCAGCGAATCCCGTCACAATCTGACCTATTGGCGTTATGGCGATTATGTCGGCGTCGGGGCCGGGGCCCATGGGCGACTGAGCCTGTCCAACGGCCGCATCGCCACCGCCAATGAACGCCATCCAGAAAGCTGGCTGAAACGGGTCGAGGCCGACGGCACCGGAGCGCTGAGCGAAGAAGTGCTCAGTCTCGAAGCCCAGAGCGACGAATTTCTGATTATGGGCCTGCGCGTCAAAGAGGGCATCGATACCGCCCGCTATGAGCGCCTTGCAGGCAGGCCGCTCGACGCCAAAAAGATAGCCATGCTGGTGGAAGGTGGCTTTTTGGAGCAAACCAGCCCAACCCGCATCCGCGCCACCCGCCAAGGCTTTTTGATGCTCAACAGTCTGGTGGCAGAATTGGCCTGCTAG
- the rdgB gene encoding RdgB/HAM1 family non-canonical purine NTP pyrophosphatase, translating to MSNQLSVDTPLVVASHNKGKIREIQELLAHYGLSIKTAAELELDEPEETGTTFEANAELKALAAAKATGLPALADDSGFAVDALDGDPGIYSARWAGPAKDFALAMRNVEEKLQAKGAIEPKDRTGRFIAVLCLAWPDGETQFFRGEVAGEVIWPPRGDKGFGYDPMFIPEGHDITFGEMTSEQKHGWKPGGDRGLSHRSRAFKLFSDACLESFLK from the coding sequence ATGAGCAATCAGCTTAGTGTCGACACGCCGCTTGTGGTGGCGAGCCACAATAAGGGCAAGATCCGCGAGATTCAGGAATTGCTGGCCCATTATGGCCTGAGCATCAAGACCGCAGCCGAATTGGAGCTGGACGAGCCGGAAGAAACCGGCACCACCTTCGAGGCCAATGCGGAACTGAAGGCCTTGGCTGCCGCCAAAGCCACGGGTCTTCCGGCTTTGGCCGATGATTCCGGCTTTGCGGTCGATGCCCTTGATGGCGATCCGGGCATCTATTCCGCGCGTTGGGCAGGGCCTGCGAAGGATTTCGCCTTGGCCATGCGCAATGTCGAGGAAAAGCTGCAAGCCAAGGGCGCAATCGAGCCCAAAGACCGGACGGGCCGCTTCATCGCGGTGCTCTGTCTGGCTTGGCCCGATGGCGAGACCCAATTCTTCCGCGGCGAAGTGGCAGGCGAGGTCATCTGGCCGCCGCGCGGCGACAAGGGCTTTGGCTATGACCCAATGTTCATCCCTGAAGGCCATGACATCACCTTTGGGGAAATGACCTCGGAGCAGAAACATGGCTGGAAACCGGGCGGCGATCGCGGCCTGTCCCATCGCTCCCGCGCCTTCAAGCTCTTTTCCGATGCTTGCCTTGAGTCTTTTCTCAAGTAA
- the rph gene encoding ribonuclease PH yields the protein MRPSKRTPDQKREVTITRNVSKHAEGSCLIKFGDTHVLCTASLEERIPPWLRGQNRGWVTAEYGMLPRATGDRMRREASAGKQSGRTQEIQRLIGRSLRAIVDLEALGERQITVDCDVIQADGGTRTASITGAWIALRDCIEWMRSRSMVAKDATILKDQVAAISCGIYNGTPVLDLDYLEDSDAETDANFVMTGKGGIVEIQGTAEGEPFSEEELMALMGLAKKGIGELLTLQVADEA from the coding sequence ATGCGCCCGTCCAAACGTACCCCAGACCAGAAGCGCGAGGTGACGATCACGCGCAATGTCTCCAAACATGCGGAAGGCTCCTGCCTGATCAAGTTTGGCGATACCCATGTGCTCTGCACCGCCAGCCTTGAAGAGCGTATCCCGCCTTGGCTCCGTGGTCAGAATCGCGGCTGGGTGACCGCTGAATATGGCATGCTGCCGCGCGCCACCGGTGATCGCATGCGCCGTGAGGCCAGCGCGGGCAAACAATCTGGCCGGACACAGGAAATCCAGCGCCTGATTGGCCGTTCCCTGCGTGCTATTGTCGATCTGGAAGCGCTCGGTGAACGTCAGATCACCGTCGATTGCGACGTCATTCAAGCCGATGGCGGCACCCGCACCGCCTCCATCACCGGTGCCTGGATTGCCTTGCGTGATTGCATCGAGTGGATGCGCAGCCGCAGCATGGTCGCCAAGGATGCCACCATTTTGAAAGATCAGGTCGCCGCCATTTCTTGCGGCATCTATAACGGCACCCCGGTGCTGGATCTTGACTATCTGGAGGATTCCGACGCTGAAACCGACGCCAACTTCGTCATGACCGGCAAGGGCGGCATTGTGGAAATTCAGGGTACCGCCGAAGGCGAGCCATTCTCCGAAGAAGAATTGATGGCTCTGATGGGGCTGGCCAAGAAAGGCATCGGCGAATTGCTGACCCTTCAGGTCGCTGACGAAGCCTGA